One window of bacterium genomic DNA carries:
- a CDS encoding FHA domain-containing protein: YERVHADYEGRLKVATDAVMKKKGEVDTELAALYETRNKIAEDLKVHQHSLEEIKFRRTLGEFSDEEYQTQAREEQERISKFETILSSVNSNIHRYEALFKEEGLFAEDEAHAPHEAVEEGELSGLTPAPHEMEPATDESGYLIEETGPNYFGATASEQTNPTFEEKSTTAKGASGSAKTRPPRQARIVIINGDNAGATFPLKGMVSLGRAESSTIAIRDAKVSRQHAQVQQQGKEYVIVDLNSSNGTYVNNERIEEHVLAEGDEIRIGDCIMQYQT, from the coding sequence TCTACGAGAGGGTGCACGCCGACTACGAAGGCAGGCTCAAGGTCGCGACCGACGCCGTGATGAAGAAGAAGGGAGAGGTCGACACCGAGCTGGCCGCGCTCTACGAGACCCGCAACAAGATCGCCGAGGACCTGAAGGTCCATCAACACAGCCTGGAGGAGATCAAATTCCGCAGGACCCTGGGGGAGTTCTCCGACGAGGAGTACCAGACGCAGGCCAGAGAGGAGCAGGAAAGGATAAGCAAGTTCGAGACCATCCTATCCTCGGTCAACAGCAACATCCATCGCTATGAGGCGCTCTTCAAAGAGGAAGGGCTCTTCGCGGAGGACGAGGCGCACGCGCCGCATGAGGCGGTGGAGGAAGGCGAGCTCTCCGGGCTCACTCCCGCACCGCACGAGATGGAGCCGGCGACCGACGAGTCCGGCTATCTCATCGAGGAGACGGGACCGAACTACTTCGGGGCCACGGCCTCAGAGCAGACCAACCCCACGTTCGAAGAGAAATCCACCACGGCCAAGGGCGCGTCGGGAAGCGCAAAGACGAGGCCCCCCCGCCAGGCCAGGATCGTCATCATCAACGGCGACAACGCGGGCGCCACATTCCCGCTCAAAGGCATGGTCTCGCTCGGCCGCGCGGAATCCAGCACCATCGCGATCCGGGACGCCAAGGTCAGCCGCCAGCACGCGCAGGTCCAGCAGCAGGGCAAGGAGTACGTGATCGTGGACCTCAACAGCTCGAACGGCACCTACGTGAACAACGAGCGCATCGAGGAGCACGTGCTCGCGGAGGGGGACGAGATCCGCATCGGCGACTGCATCATGCAGTACCAGACGTAA